In Chryseobacterium gotjawalense, the following are encoded in one genomic region:
- the ureC gene encoding urease subunit alpha: MSLEVDRKQYANILGPTTGDKIRLGDTNLIIEVEDDLGIYGDESIFGGGKTVRDGMGQNSTFLRSQGVLDLCITRAILIDHWGIVKADIGIKDGKIVGIGKAGNPDTMDGITPGMIIGASTEIHNGAGMIVTAGGIDTHVHFISPQQIETSLYSGITTMIGGGTGPNDGSNATTSTPGKFNIQRMMEATEAFPMNLGFFGKGNCSTVEPLEEQIEAGALGLKVHEDWGATTAVIDASLKVADKYDIQIAIHTDTLNESGFLEDTMAAIDGRVIHTFHTEGAGGGHAPDIIKAAMYPNVLPASTNPTRPYTVNTIDEHLDMLMVCHHLSKEILEDVAFADSRIRPETIAAEDILHDMGVFSIMSSDSQAMGRCGEVVMRTWQTADKMKLQRKELEEDKGKGNDNFRVKRYIAKYTINPAIAHGISDHVGSLEVGKIADFVIWKPAFFGVKPEMIVKSGFVSASKMGDANASIPTPQPIIYKTMFGGFGTAVQKTSITFVSQASIENGTISSYQLNRIFLPVKNCRNIGKKDLIHNDKTPNIEVNPENYKVYVDGEHITCDPVEELPLAQRYFLF; encoded by the coding sequence ATGAGTTTAGAAGTAGACAGAAAACAGTACGCGAATATACTTGGACCTACAACGGGTGATAAAATTCGTCTTGGAGATACCAATCTGATCATAGAAGTAGAAGACGATTTAGGAATATACGGCGATGAATCTATTTTTGGTGGCGGCAAAACCGTACGAGACGGAATGGGACAGAATTCTACATTTCTAAGATCACAGGGCGTTCTGGACCTGTGCATTACCCGCGCAATTCTGATCGATCACTGGGGAATTGTAAAAGCAGATATCGGGATTAAAGACGGCAAAATCGTCGGGATCGGTAAAGCAGGAAACCCAGATACCATGGATGGAATCACACCCGGAATGATTATCGGCGCTTCTACAGAAATCCACAACGGTGCCGGAATGATCGTTACAGCGGGTGGAATCGACACTCACGTCCACTTTATTTCTCCACAACAGATTGAAACTTCTCTTTATAGCGGAATCACTACGATGATAGGGGGCGGAACCGGGCCAAATGACGGCAGCAATGCCACAACCTCAACACCGGGAAAATTCAATATTCAGAGAATGATGGAGGCCACTGAAGCCTTCCCCATGAATCTGGGATTTTTCGGCAAAGGAAACTGCTCCACCGTGGAACCTCTGGAAGAACAGATCGAAGCCGGCGCACTGGGGCTTAAAGTACATGAAGACTGGGGCGCTACTACCGCAGTAATCGACGCATCGCTGAAAGTAGCCGATAAATACGATATTCAGATCGCCATCCATACCGACACGCTGAATGAAAGCGGATTCCTGGAAGATACCATGGCCGCCATCGACGGACGGGTGATCCACACTTTCCATACGGAAGGCGCAGGAGGAGGCCATGCTCCGGATATTATCAAGGCCGCGATGTATCCCAACGTGCTGCCGGCATCCACCAACCCTACCCGTCCGTATACCGTGAACACGATCGATGAACATTTAGACATGCTCATGGTTTGCCACCATTTGAGCAAAGAAATTCTCGAAGACGTGGCTTTTGCCGATTCCCGTATCCGTCCGGAAACCATCGCAGCCGAAGACATCCTTCATGACATGGGCGTTTTCAGCATCATGAGTTCCGATTCCCAGGCGATGGGCCGTTGCGGAGAAGTCGTTATGAGAACATGGCAGACCGCCGATAAAATGAAATTGCAGCGCAAGGAACTGGAAGAAGACAAAGGCAAAGGAAATGACAATTTCCGCGTTAAAAGATACATCGCAAAATATACCATCAACCCTGCCATCGCGCATGGAATCTCCGACCATGTAGGATCACTGGAAGTGGGCAAGATCGCCGATTTCGTCATTTGGAAACCTGCGTTTTTCGGGGTAAAACCTGAAATGATCGTAAAAAGCGGCTTTGTAAGCGCCAGTAAAATGGGCGATGCCAATGCCTCAATCCCAACCCCACAGCCAATCATTTACAAAACGATGTTCGGTGGTTTCGGCACAGCGGTTCAGAAAACGAGCATTACCTTCGTTTCCCAGGCATCCATCGAAAACGGAACAATTAGCAGCTACCAGCTCAACAGAATTTTCCTTCCGGTGAAAAACTGCCGCAACATCGGTAAAAAAGACTTGATTCACAATGACAAAACTCCGAACATTGAAGTCAATCCCGAAAATTACAAAGTGTATGTGGACGGCGAGCATATCACCTGTGATCCGGTGGAAGAACTGCCGTTGGCACAAAGATATTTCCTTTTTTAA
- the ureB gene encoding urease subunit beta, whose translation MIPGEIFVKEGTIICNEGRPTVKIKVTNTGDRPIQVGSHYHFFEVNKAMLFNRDEAFGKRLNIISSTAVRFEPGEEKEIELVEIGGDRNFYGFDNLTSGSIDSHEVKDRALAKMKSLNYKSL comes from the coding sequence ATGATACCTGGAGAAATATTTGTAAAAGAAGGCACGATCATCTGTAATGAAGGCAGGCCTACTGTAAAAATAAAAGTGACCAATACCGGCGACCGACCCATACAGGTAGGTTCGCATTATCATTTTTTTGAAGTAAACAAAGCGATGCTGTTTAACCGCGATGAAGCCTTCGGAAAAAGACTGAATATCATATCAAGTACTGCAGTCCGTTTTGAGCCAGGCGAAGAAAAAGAAATAGAACTGGTAGAAATCGGCGGTGACCGGAATTTCTATGGCTTCGACAATCTGACAAGCGGTTCTATCGACTCACATGAGGTGAAAGACAGAGCGCTCGCAAAAATGAAATCTTTAAACTATAAATCTTTATAA
- the ureA gene encoding urease subunit gamma: MHLTPREIEKLMLHTAGELALKRKARGVKLNYPESIALISHFVMEGARDGRRVADLMHEGANILTRDDVMTGVPEMIHDIQIEATFPDGTKMVSVHNPIR, translated from the coding sequence ATGCATTTAACACCACGAGAAATCGAAAAACTGATGCTGCACACCGCTGGAGAACTTGCTCTGAAAAGAAAAGCAAGGGGTGTGAAACTGAATTACCCCGAATCTATAGCCCTGATCAGTCATTTTGTGATGGAAGGAGCAAGAGACGGAAGACGCGTTGCCGACCTCATGCACGAAGGCGCAAATATCCTTACGAGGGACGACGTGATGACTGGCGTGCCCGAAATGATCCATGACATACAGATTGAAGCAACTTTTCCAGACGGAACCAAAATGGTGAGCGTACACAACCCAATCCGATAA